A DNA window from Solanum lycopersicum chromosome 3, SLM_r2.1 contains the following coding sequences:
- the LOC101262200 gene encoding SNF1-related protein kinase regulatory subunit gamma-1 yields the protein MVMEEGCQTPRSPEAKVGMQVEDLWDIQEPQLSPTEKLNACFENIPVSDFPPAPSNQVIEINSDATLAEAVKLLSQHKILSAPVVDVDAPEDATWIDRYIGIVEFAGIVVWILHQSEKMEGTSAFDSVMNGADDTLSPALAAAVNGVASPRFRSLHPESPTATSGNFFETLTSSDLYKNTKVRDISGSFRWAPFLALQKSNSFLTMLLLLSKYKMKSVPVVDLGEYKIDNIITQPAVIHMLEECAGLHWFESWGSKKLYELGLPLMKPSSIIQVEEDEPVLQAFKLMRQKGVGGVPVVESGGRKAIGNISIRDIQFLLIAPEIYKDYRSITAKNFLTSVRRYQGEHEKNSPFLSHMVTCRRGNSLKDVIMKLDSKKIHRIYVVDDMGNLEGVITLRDIISKLVHEPRGYFGDFFDGVLPLPANSRV from the exons atggtgaTGGAGGAAGGATGTCAAACACCAAGAAGCCCAGAAGCAAAAGTTGGTATGCAAGTAGAAGATCTATGGGATATACAAGAACCACAGCTTAGTCCTACTGAAAAGCTCAACGCATGTTTTGAAAACATTCCTGTTTCTGATTTCCCTCCTGCTCCTTCTAATCAAG TTATTGAGATAAATTCTGATGCAACTTTGGCCGAAGCTGTTAAGTTACTATCACAGCACAAAATACTAAGTGCACCTGTTGTGGATGTTGATGCCCCTGAAGATGCTACTTGGATTGATAGATATATTGGCATAGTGGAATTCGCCGGCATTGTCGTGTGGATCCTCCATCAG TCGGAAAAGATGGAGGGCACCTCTGCTTTTGATTCGGTAATGAATGGAGCAGATGATACTCTCAGCCCTGCTTTGGCTGCAGCTGTTAATGGAGTCGCTTCTCCGAGATTCAGAAGTTTGCATCCTGAATCTCCAACAGCAACTTCTGGTAACTTTTTTGAGACATTAACTTCGTCAGATCTCTACAAGAACACAAAG GTTCGGGACATTTCAGGTTCATTCCGCTGGGCTCCATTTCTGGCTTTGCAGAAATCGAACTCCTTTCTGACAATGCTTCTCTTGTTATCTAAATACAAGATGAAGAGTGTCCCTGTGGTTGATTTAGGGGAATATAAGATTGATAACATCATAACTCAACCTGCTGTTATACACATGCTAGAAGAATGTGCTGGTCTCCATTGGTTCGAGAGCTGGGGTTCTAAGAAATTGTATGAACTTGGTCTTCCTTTAATGAAGCCAAGTAGCATCATTCAG GTGGAAGAGGATGAACCAGTGCTGCAGGCATTCAAGTTGATGAGACAGAAGGGTGTTGGAGGAGTCCCCGTGGTCGAAAGTGGTGGCAGGAAGGCTATTGGTAATATAAGCATCAGAGATATTCAGTTCCTCCTGATTGCTCCCGAAATTTACAAGGACTACAG ATCTATAACAGCAAAGAACTTCCTGACATCTGTTAGAAGGTATCAGGGGGAGCACGAAAAGAACTCCCCGTTCTTAAGCCACATGGTTACTTGCAGAAGAGGTAACAGCCTTAAAGACGTTATCATGAAGCTCGACTCAAAGAAGATCCACAGGATCTATGTTGTCGATGACATGGGAAATCTTGAGGGGGTAATCACACTCAGAGACATCATCTCAAAGCTAGTACACGAGCCGCGTGGTTACTTTGGTGATTTCTTTGATGGTGTTTTGCCATTGCCAGCAAATAGCAGGGTTTAA
- the LOC101261607 gene encoding exocyst complex component EXO70B1 → MAATIEGQDRVLAAAQQIVKSLNTSTNVDTEDMLMILSNFDNRLSKLSNMMTTTTNSSSSTPTSARSAAALAGTDHSSTDLVFEEAAKLVFEWDSPPNADPESTSEYLNAVDEIIRKTEDLSVLSPEMDRAEAALQHAMAHLEEEFRHVLIGNTVPFDASRLHESSFIRRCSISSSAVAIPDFETGTLSEDQEDVSSARYNHVKGKSLGADDFSLDLVYADAIIDLREIANRMIKSGYEKECCQVYSSVRREVLDECLAILGIEKLSIEEVHRIDWQSLDEKMKKWIYAVKVLVRILLSAEKSLCDQVFGDSELIKEVCFMETAKGCVMQLLNFGEAVAIGRRSSEKLFRILDMHDALADVLSDIELLFSDEDGELVCGEAKGVLDGLGEAAIGTFVEFENAVEREISKKPTQGGEIHPLTRYVMNYVKLLVDYSDTLNGLLEKLESDTEYGSSAADNGDNLELENVAPLARRLMLLIKSLEGNLEGKSRMYEDCGMPYIFLMNNVHYIVQKVKDSELQKLLGDQWVRKRKGQIRQHATSYLRASWSKVLSCLKDEGLSGSSSNASKVALKERFKNFNACFEEIYRIQTGWKVPDAQLREELRISISEKVLPAYRSFLGRFGGHLESGRNAGKYIKYTLEDLEGYLLDLFEGTPLVLHHMRRKGT, encoded by the coding sequence ATGGCGGCGACTATTGAAGGACAAGATAGGGTTCTTGCAGCAGCTCAACAGATCGTCAAGAGTCTCAACACCTCTACAAATGTTGATACGGAAGATATGCTTATGATTTTGTCTAATTTTGATAATCGTTTGTCTAAGCTTTCTAATATGATGACCACGACCACCAATTCATCTTCATCAACTCCTACATCCGCCAGATCAGCTGCTGCCCTTGCTGGAACCGATCATTCTTCTACTGATCTTGTGTTTGAAGAGGCTGCAAAGCTTGTGTTTGAATGGGACTCTCCTCCTAACGCCGATCCTGAATCCACCTCTGAATATCTCAACGCTGTTGACGAGATTATTAGGAAGACTGAGGATCTGAGTGTTCTGTCGCCCGAAATGGACCGGGCTGAGGCTGCTCTTCAGCATGCTATGGCTCATTTGGAGGAGGAGTTTCGTCATGTTCTCATTGGAAATACTGTTCCTTTTGATGCTAGCCGTCTCCATGAGTCCTCTTTTATTCGCCGTTGTTCTATCTCTTCATCTGCTGTTGCGATTCCTGATTTTGAAACAGGTACTTTGTCTGAGGATCAGGAGGATGTTAGCAGTGCAAGGTACAATCATGTCAAAGGGAAGAGCCTTGGAGCGGATGATTTCTCGCTTGATTTGGTGTATGCGGATGCTATTATTGATCTGAGAGAGATTGCTAACCGTATGATTAAATCTGGATATGAAAAGGAATGTTGCCAGGTGTACTCTAGTGTTCGCAGAGAGGTGCTTGACGAGTGTTTAGCAATTCTTGGCATTGAGAAACTGAGCATTGAGGAGGTCCACAGGATTGATTGGCAGTCGCTGgatgagaaaatgaaaaaatggatTTATGCTGTAAAAGTTCTGGTGAGGATTCTTCTATCTGCTGAAAAGAGCTTATGTGACCAGGTTTTTGGAGACTCGGAGTTGATTAAAGAAGTGTGCTTTATGGAAACTGCAAAGGGCTGTGTAATGCAGCTCTTGAATTTTGGAGAAGCTGTGGCAATAGGGCGAAGGTCGTCTGAGAAGTTATTTAGGATTCTGGATATGCATGATGCCCTGGCAGATGTTTTGTCTGACATAGAGCTGCTTTTTAGTGATGAAGATGGTGAATTGGTGTGTGGTGAGGCAAAGGGGGTGTTAGATGGCCTAGGAGAAGCAGCTATTGGGACATTTGTGGAGTTTGAAAATGCTGTTGAGCGGGAGATTTCAAAGAAACCAACACAAGGCGGTGAAATCCATCCATTGACTcgttatgttatgaattatgtgaaattgCTGGTTGATTATAGTGATACATTGAATGGACTTTTAGAGAAGTTAGAGAGTGACACAGAATATGGCTCTTCCGCAGCTGATAATGGTGATAACTTGGAGTTGGAGAATGTTGCACCACTGGCCAGGCGGTTGATGTTACTGATCAAGTCTTTGGAAGGTAATCTGGAGGGAAAGTCGAGAATGTATGAAGATTGTGGAATGCCctatatatttttgatgaataatGTACATTACATCGTTCAGAAAGTGAAAGATTCAGAGCTTCAAAAACTTTTAGGTGATCAGTGGGTCAGAAAGCGGAAGGGTCAGATTCGACAACATGCTACAAGCTATCTTAGAGCTTCATGGAGCAAGGTTTTATCTTGTTTGAAAGATGAAGGGCTTAGCGGAAGCTCTAGCAATGCTTCAAAGGTAGCCCTCAAGGAGAGGTTTAAGAACTTCAACGCATGTTTCGAAGAAATTTACAGAATCCAGACTGGTTGGAAGGTCCCAGATGCTCAACTGCGCGAAGAACTCAGGATTTCTATTTCTGAAAAGGTGCTTCCTGCATATCGCTCATTTCTAGGAAGATTTGGGGGTCATTTAGAGAGTGGAAGAAATGCTGGGAAGTACATAAAGTATACTCTAGAGGACTTAGAAGGTTATTTGTTGGATCTATTTGAAGGAACACCTCTTGTTTTGCACCATATGAGAAGAAAAGGCACATAA